One Lycium barbarum isolate Lr01 chromosome 5, ASM1917538v2, whole genome shotgun sequence genomic window carries:
- the LOC132640933 gene encoding uncharacterized protein LOC132640933, translating to MASSPSDSQVIRRRKGPAFEYLLPLIYAPVLPLIRIALRHKPVVRDRLFYGVLAGAFAHGTYLVTDLYDAESK from the exons ATGGCTTCTTCGCCCTCTGATTC GCAAGTAATAAGGAGGAGAAAAGGACCCGCATTTGAGTATTTGCTTCCCCTTATTTATGCACCTGTCCTCCCCCTCA TTAGGATAGCGCTGAGGCACAAGCCAGTTGTTAGGGATCGTTTGTTCTATGGTGTCTTGGCTGGTGCTTTTGCCCATGGCACTTATTTAGT TACAGATCTATATGATGCTGAGAGCAAGTGA